From a region of the Rhipicephalus microplus isolate Deutch F79 chromosome X, USDA_Rmic, whole genome shotgun sequence genome:
- the LOC142777443 gene encoding uncharacterized protein LOC142777443: MTSPQDHWRWRSSTSARLDAEHPGPEHQQYRPTSRRRTREQVINADLESHRGEHGGKVPKLETLEGYGHRPDQPSAGRFENEVNFTSCQEHLQRLSSVTERSHAERPGPKHHQYHLSPRRRTREQAFNTDSESDDCEHSGKVPKLETLEGDGHRLDQPSAGPFENDVRVTSRQERLQWLLLATERSHAKRSGPQHHQYRPSPRRRTREQAINTDSESHGGEHGGKAPKLETLEGDERRPDQPSAGPFENEVNFTSRQKRLQELSLASERSHAERPVLEHLHYHPSPRHRTREQAINTDSESHGDEHGGKVPKLETLEGDECQPDQPSAGRLENEVNFTSRLERLQGLLLVTERSHAERPGQQHLQYHPSPRRRTREQAMNTDSESHGGMHGGKVPKLKTLEDYGHRPDQPSAGRFENQVKFTSRPERLQGLLLVTERSHAERPGQQHLQYHPSPRRRTREQAMNTDSESHGGMHGGKVPKLETLEDCGHRPDQPSAGRFENEVNFTSRLGRLQKLLLVTERSHAERPGKQHQQYHPSSRRRTREQVISTDSESHGGEHGGKVPKLETLEGDERRPAQPSAGQFENEVNFASRLERLQRLLLLTERSHAECPGQQHQQYHPSPRRRTREQVMDTDSESHDSEHGRKVQQLQSLEGKGRRPDQSPAGRLEEEFNITSAMAILALLFLLLHLISNLAPRIST, from the coding sequence ATGACATCTCCCCAAGATCACTGGCGATGGCGATCATCGACTAGCGCAAGGTTAGATGCAGAACATCCGGGCCCAGAACACCAGCAGTACCGCCCTACATCTAGGCGCCGAACTAGAGAGCAGGTGATCAACGCTGATTTAGAGAGCCATCGCGGCGAGCACGGCGGTAAAGtgccaaaacttgaaactctcgAAGGCTACGGGCACCGACCAGACCAGCCCTCTGCTGGCCGATTTGAAAACGAAGTCAACTTCACATCATGCCAAGAACACCTGCAAAGGCTCTCTTCGGTCACCGAAAGGTCACATGCCGAACGTCCTGGCCCAAAACACCACCAGTACCACCTCTCACCTAGGCGCCGCACTAGAGAGCAGGCGTTTAACACCGATTCAGAGAGTGATGACTGTGAGCACAGTGGGAAAGTGCCAAAACTGGAAACTCTCGAAGGCGACGGGCACCGACTGGACCAGCCCTCCGCTGGCCCATTCGAAAATGATGTCAGAGTCACATCACGCCAAGAACGCCTGCAATGGCTCTTGTTGGCCACCGAAAGGTCACATGCAAAACGTTCTGGCCCACAACACCACCAGTACCGCCCTTCACCTAGGCGCCGTACTAGAGAGCAGGCGATTAATACCGATTCGGAGAGCCATGGTGGCGAGCACGGCGGTAAAGCGCCAAAACTGGAAACTCTCGAAGGCGACGAGCGCCGACCGGACCAGCCCTCTGCTGGCCCATTCGAAAACGAGGTCAACTTCACATCCCGCCAAAAACGCCTGCAAGAGCTCTCGTTGGCCTCCGAAAGGTCACATGCAGAACGTCCAGTCCTAGAACACCTGCACTACCACCCTTCACCTAGGCACCGCACTAGAGAGCAGGCGATTAACACTGATTCAGAGAGCCATGGCGACGAGCACGGCGGTAAAGTGCCAAAACTGGAAACTCTCGAAGGTGACGAGTGCCAACCGGACCAGCCCTCTGCTGGCCGACTTGAAAACGAGGTCAACTTCACATCACGCCTAGAACGCCTGCAAGGGCTATTGTTGGTCACTGAAAGGTCGCATGCCGAACGTCCAGGCCAACAACACCTGCAGTACCACCCCTCACCAAGGCGCCGCACTAGAGAGCAGGCGATGAACACCGATTCAGAGAGCCATGGCGGCATGCACGGCGGCAAAGTGCCAAAACTGAAAACTCTCGAAGACTACGGGCACCGACCGGACCAGCCCTCTGCTGGCCGATTTGAAAACCAGGTCAAATTCACATCACGCCCAGAACGCCTGCAAGGGCTATTGTTGGTCACTGAAAGGTCGCATGCCGAACGTCCAGGCCAACAACACCTGCAGTACCACCCCTCACCAAGGCGCCGCACTAGAGAGCAGGCGATGAACACCGATTCAGAGAGCCATGGCGGCATGCACGGCGGCAAAGTGCCAAAACTGGAAACTCTCGAAGACTGCGGGCACCGACCGGACCAGCCCTCTGCTGGCCGATTTGAAAACGAAGTCAACTTTACATCACGCCTAGGACGCCTGCAAAAGCTCTTGTTGGTCACCGAAAGGTCGCATGCAGAACGTCCAGGCAAACAACACCAGCAGTACCACCCCTCGTCAAGGCGCCGCACTAGAGAGCAGGTGATTAGCACTGATTCAGagagccatggcggcgagcacgGCGGTAAAGTGCCGAAACTGGAAACTCTAGAAGGCGACGAGCGCCGACCGGCCCAGCCCTCTGCTGGCCAGTTTGAAAATGAGGTCAACTTCGCATCACGCCTAGAACGCCTGCAAAGGCTCTTGTTGCTCACCGAAAGGTCGCATGCAGAATGTCCAGGCCAACAACACCAGCAGTACCACCCCTCACCAAGGCGCCGCACTAGAGAGCAGGTAATGGACACCGATTCAGAGAGCCATGACAGCGAGCACGGCAGAAAAGTGCAACAATTGCAAAGTCTTGAAGGTAAAGGTCGCCGACCAGACCAGTCCCCTGCTGGCCGACTCGAAGAAGAGTTCAACATCACGTCTGCGATGGCAATTTTGGCGCTCCTGTTTCTTCTCCTTCATCTCATTagcaaccttgcgccacgtatttcaacttaa